A window of the Verminephrobacter eiseniae EF01-2 genome harbors these coding sequences:
- a CDS encoding DUF6364 family protein: MQTKLTLRLEERLITQAKARAQRHGKSLSQLVADYFVQLDEPVAAQRQALEAPLPPVVASLRGALKGVADLDEGAWREHLRTKHQ, translated from the coding sequence ATGCAAACCAAACTGACCCTGCGGCTGGAGGAGCGCCTGATCACCCAGGCCAAGGCGCGGGCGCAGCGCCATGGCAAGTCGCTGTCGCAATTGGTGGCGGATTACTTCGTCCAGCTTGATGAACCCGTGGCCGCGCAGCGCCAGGCGCTGGAGGCGCCCCTGCCGCCGGTCGTCGCGTCGCTGCGTGGGGCGCTCAAAGGCGTGGCAGACCTGGACGAGGGCGCATGGCGCGAGCATCTGCGGACCAAGCACCAATGA
- a CDS encoding PIN domain-containing protein, translating into MRAVLFDTNVVLDVLLDREPHVHASAQAMALVERGEVRGFLCATTVTTLFYLASRALDARRARGQIEALLRLFDVAPVTRLVLTDALGIGFADYEDAVLHEAARHAGVLCIVTRNVRDFSAATLPVLAPDEFLSG; encoded by the coding sequence ATGAGGGCGGTGCTGTTCGACACCAATGTGGTGCTCGACGTGCTGCTCGACCGCGAGCCCCACGTCCATGCGTCTGCCCAGGCCATGGCGCTGGTGGAGCGGGGTGAAGTGCGCGGCTTTCTGTGCGCCACGACGGTGACCACCTTGTTCTACCTGGCCAGCCGCGCCCTGGATGCCCGCCGCGCGCGCGGGCAGATTGAGGCCCTGCTGCGCCTGTTCGACGTGGCGCCGGTTACCCGGCTGGTGCTGACGGACGCGCTCGGCATCGGCTTTGCGGACTATGAGGACGCAGTGCTGCACGAGGCGGCGCGGCACGCGGGCGTGCTGTGTATCGTCACGCGCAACGTGCGCGACTTTTCCGCTGCCACGCTGCCGGTGCTCGCGCCGGACGAGTTCCTGTCGGGGTGA
- a CDS encoding LysR substrate-binding domain-containing protein — MRAHLLQDTTLRYFLEVAHSGSLTEASARLHVAASALSRQIAGLEAQLGTPLFERHPRGMVLTAAGEILAIHARRTVLDAERALGEIGALQGLRAGQVRLATSDAFANELVPRLCVEFQRTHTGIQFSVISLPTAQVPGAVRSGAADIGLCFSRAPHQDIEVAYRQTAPVRALVPPGHPLARARSVSLAQMARHPLALPPPETTVRQMIDIVCSRQGLQMAPVLISNHAKTVLNFVAHGGGLSVASEIAARHLVAAGAIVALPISDPGMDLRDLEVQTLAGRSLPVAVQAFLDLLKERLPERW; from the coding sequence ATGCGCGCCCATCTGCTGCAAGACACCACCCTGCGCTACTTTCTGGAAGTGGCCCACAGCGGCTCGCTGACCGAGGCCTCGGCCCGCCTGCACGTGGCGGCCTCGGCGCTGAGCCGCCAGATCGCGGGGCTGGAGGCGCAGTTGGGCACGCCGCTGTTCGAGCGGCACCCGCGCGGCATGGTGCTCACGGCGGCGGGCGAGATCCTCGCCATCCACGCCCGGCGCACGGTGCTGGACGCCGAGCGCGCCCTGGGCGAGATCGGCGCGCTGCAGGGCCTGCGCGCGGGCCAGGTGCGGCTGGCCACGTCGGACGCCTTTGCCAACGAGCTGGTGCCGCGCCTGTGCGTGGAGTTCCAGCGCACGCACACGGGCATCCAGTTCAGCGTGATCTCGCTGCCCACGGCCCAGGTGCCCGGCGCGGTGCGCAGCGGCGCGGCCGACATCGGCCTGTGCTTCAGCCGCGCGCCGCACCAGGACATCGAGGTGGCCTACCGCCAGACCGCGCCCGTGCGGGCGCTGGTCCCGCCCGGCCACCCGCTGGCCCGGGCGCGCAGCGTGTCCCTGGCGCAGATGGCCAGGCACCCCCTGGCCCTGCCTCCGCCCGAGACGACGGTGCGCCAGATGATCGACATCGTCTGCAGCCGCCAGGGTCTGCAGATGGCGCCGGTGCTCATCAGCAACCATGCCAAGACGGTGCTCAACTTCGTGGCGCACGGGGGCGGCCTGTCGGTGGCCAGCGAGATCGCCGCGCGCCACCTGGTGGCGGCAGGCGCCATCGTGGCCCTGCCCATCAGCGATCCGGGCATGGACCTGCGCGACCTGGAAGTGCAGACCCTGGCGGGCCGCAGCCTGCCGGTGGCCGTGCAGGCGTTTCTCGATTTGCTCAAGGAGCGGCTGCCGGAGCGCTGGTAG